Proteins from a genomic interval of Syngnathoides biaculeatus isolate LvHL_M chromosome 23, ASM1980259v1, whole genome shotgun sequence:
- the prpf39 gene encoding pre-mRNA-processing factor 39 isoform X2, whose translation MEAPGLHVPEDPITGMLESVPNAMASNGEAHPPAPNQPADWTMEQVAPVPNTDSASGAGDHPNPPLPPPPPPPPEAGSFEKGAEQFQIANAPLYPNEQPPPPPPLPPQPPEQPPEVEPEPVAAQPLTQDVTNQDSTEASQPPDDGMELEDAPKDSAQEPATQEVVPQEPVVQEAIVPAEPELPSEFERLLKGCEDSPEDFNAWVYLLQYVEQENILEAVRKSFDIFLMRYPYCYGYWKKYADIEKKHGYIHVAEEVYRRGLQAIPLSVDLWLHYMTYIKENSDTNDPETEGRIRAAYEHAVLAAGTDFRSDRLWESFILWETEQGKLANVTAIYDRILGIPTQLYSQHLQKFKDHVQNNHPKHFLSEEEFVQLRLELSKANLASMVREDGETPAPQEDLPPGTEDLADPAKRVTEIENMRHKVIEARQEVFNHNEHEVSKRWAFEEGIKRPYFHVKALEKTQLNNWREYLDFEMENSTPERVVVLFERCLIACALYEEFWIKYAKYLECYSTDGVRHVYRKACTVHLPRKPAIHLLWAAFEEQQGNVDEACSILKNLEVVVPCLAMVRLRRVSLERRRGNLDEAEALLKEAVESSKTTIETSFYAVKLARQFIKVHKSLSKARKVLLDAIERDQMSPRLYLNLLELEYSGDVTQNQAEILACFDRALKSPMDTELRLLFAQRKVEFLEDFGTDIHALVAAYEELQNLQKEVDASKTKPENGYDSSQEPDAKRLRLDDGSMGAAAAADMQASSAYNYNNWYQQQYGAWSQNSWSQYNQYAQYNQYYPPPPT comes from the exons ATGGAAGCTCCTG GCCTTCATGTCCCCGAAGACCCCATTACTGGAATGCTGGAATCAGTACCCAATGCCATGGCAAGTAATGGAGAAGCACACCCTCCTGCTCCAAACCAACCCGCCGACTGGACCATGGAGCAAGTCGCCCCAGTGCCCAACACGGATTCTGCGTCTGGGGCAGGAGACCACCCCAACCCGCCAttgcctccgccgccgccgcctcctcccgaGGCGGGCTCTTTTGAGAAAGGCGCGGAACAGTTTCAGATCGCCAACGCTCCACTGTATCCAAATGAGCAGCCGCCACCACCGCCACCCCTTCCACCTCAGCCCCCGGAACAGCCGCCAGAAGTTGAACCGGAACCCGTGGCTGCTCAGCCGCTTACCCAGGATGTGACCAATCAAG ATAGCACTGAGGCGTCACAACCCCCTGATGATGGCATGGAGCTCGAAGATGCCCCCAAAGACTCAGCTCAAGAGCCTGCCACCCAGGAAGTAGTCCCTCAAGAACCCGTCGTTCAAGAAGCCATCGTTCCTGCAGAGCCGGAGCTCCCTAGCGAGTTTGAAAGGCTCTTGAAAGGATGCGAAGACAGTCCAGAGGACTTCAATGCCTGGGTCTACCTGCTGCAATATGTGGAGCAAGAG AATATTCTCGAAGCAGTGAGGAAGTCATTTGACATTTTCCTTATGCGCTATCCGTACTGCTACGGCTACTGGAAGAAGTATGCTGACATTGAGAAAAAGCACGGCTACATACACGTGGCGGAGGAGGTGTACCGCAGAGGCTTGCAGGCGATCCCGCTCAGCGTGGACCTTTGGTTGCACTACATGACCTACATCAAGGAGAACTCTGACACGAACGACCCAGAGACGGAGGGACGCATTCGAGC GGCATACGAACATGCGGTGCTGGCGGCTGGTACAGACTTCCGCTCGGACCGCCTTTGGGAATCCTTCATTTTGTGGGAGACGGAACAGGGAAAACTCGCAAATGTCACCGCCATCTACGACCGTATCCTGGGCATCCCGACGCAGCTCTACTCTCAGCACTTACAAAA GTTTAAAGATCACGTGCAGAACAACCACCCCAAACACTTCCTGTCAGAAGAGGAGTTCGTCCAGCTCAGGCTGGAGCTCTCTAAAGCCAACCTGGCCTCCATGGTGCGTGAAGACGGAGAAACGCCTGCCCCCCAGGAGGATTTGCCGCCGGGCACAGAGGATCTCGCCGACCCAGCTAAG AGAGTGACAGAGATTGAGAACATGCGCCACAAAGTGATCGAGGCCCGACAGGAAGTCTTCAACCACAACGAACACGAAGTCAGCAAGCGCTGGGCCTTTGAGGAAGGG ATCAAGAGGCCGTACTTCCACGTGAAAGCCCTGGAGAAGACTCAGCTGAACAACTGGCGGGAGTACCTGGACTTCGAGATGGAGAACAGCACCCCAGAGCGCGTGGTTGTTCTCTTTGAACGCTGCCTCATCGCGTGTGCTCTCTATGAAGAGTTCTGGATCAAG TACGCCAAATACCTGGAGTGCTACAGCACGGACGGCGTCCGGCACGTCTACAGGAAAGCGTGCACTGTCCACCTCCCAAGGAAGCCCGCCATCCACCTGCTGTGGGCTGCCTTCGAGGAGCAACAGG GCAACGTGGATGAGGCATGCAGCATCCTGAAGAACCTGGAGGTGGTGGTGCCCTGCTTGGCCATGGTGCGTCTGCGGCGGGTTAGCCTGGAGCGTCGGCGCGGCAACCTGGATGAGGCGGAGGCGCTGTTGAAAGAGGCAGTGGAGTCGTCCAAGACCACCATCGAGACATCCTTCTATGCCGTGAAGTTGGCTCGGCAGTTCATCAAGGTGCACAAGAGCCTGAGCAAGGCCAGGAAAGTACTGTTGGATGCCATCGAAAGGGATCAG ATGAGTCCCAGGCTTTACCTCAATTTGCTGGAGCTAGAGTACAGCGGTGACGTCACTCAGAACCAGGCCGAGATCCTGGCCTGTTTCGACCGGGCCCTCAAGAGCCCCATGGACACGGAGTTGCGCCTCCTCTTCGCCCAACGCAAAGTGGAGTTCCTCGAGGACTTTGGCACCGACATACATGC GCTGGTGGCAGCTTACGAAGAACTACAGAACCTGCAGAAGGAAGTGGACGCGTCAAAGACTA
- the zbtb2b gene encoding zinc finger and BTB domain-containing protein 2b, protein MELANHGLILLQQLNAQREFGFLCDCTVAIGDVFFKAHKAVLASFSNYFRMLFIHQDSDCVRLKATDIQPDIFSYLLNLMYTGKLAPQLIDPTRLEQGVRFLHAYPLLQEASQSVYAHPEQSINLSTSLYGIQIADQQAALSSHLALSSPVDMETLGSEAQYPSLAPGAKAAASPPEAEASTSGVQPAAEETASESTSVEGGTFANAILHVKPSIMKRSSSFRKHYSCHLCRSRFNQRSLLREHLLQHAQAVENHNVPSPVTVAEQSAPEAEGLLKASGVAAVEIISDGEQTHASGNNSDSPRAEVSASGWGAGGSNSQADTPPPSDIADIDNLENGDLDRELKRRKYECCTCGRKFIQKSHWREHMYIHTGKPFKCSACGKSFCRANQAARHVCLNQGADAYTLVDRQSMELCAAGDDSSQMEAMFLATSKPYKCNICATTFSSPNEVIKHLCFTQGGLAGLQGGAALMLPHDELSKDDGSDLSNSGTPLEAIKAEDILVE, encoded by the exons ATGGAGTTGGCCAACCACGGTCTTATCCTGCTGCAGCAGCTCAACGCTCAGAGAGAATTTGGCTTCCTGTGCGACTGCACTGTGGCCATCGGGGATGTGTTCTTCAAGGCCCACAAGGCTGTGCTCGCGTCCTTCTCAAACTACTTTAGAATGCTCTTTATTCACCAGGACAG TGACTGCGTGCGTCTGAAAGCGACCGACATCCAGCCCGACATATTCAGCTATCTGCTCAACCTGATGTACACCGGCAAGCTGGCCCCGCAGCTGATCGACCCCACGCGTCTGGAGCAGGGCGTCCGCTTCCTGCACGCCTACCCCCTGCTGCAGGAGGCCAGCCAGTCGGTCTACGCGCACCCCGAGCAGAGCATCAACCTTTCCACCTCCCTCTACGGCATTCAAATCGCCGACCAGCAGGCGGCGCTCTCGAGCCACTTGGCGCTCTCCTCGCCCGTCGACATGGAGACGCTGGGGTCGGAGGCCCAGTACCCGTCCCTGGCGCCGGGGGCCAAGGCGGCGGCCTCCCCTCCGGAGGCGGAGGCGTCCACGAGCGGCGTCCAGCCTGCCGCCGAGGAGACCGCTTCGGAGTCAACAAGCGTGGAAGGAGGCACCTTCGCCAACGCCATTTTGCACGTGAAGCCCAGCATCATGAAGAGAAGCTCATCCTTCCGGAAGCACTACTCCTGCCACCTGTGCAGGAGTCGCTTCAACCAGAGGAGCCTGCTGAGGGAGCACCTCCTGCAGCACGCCCAGGCTGTGGAGAACCACAACGTCCCCTCGCCCGTTACGGTCGCCGAACAGAGCGCGCCGGAGGCCGAGGGGCTCCTGAAGGCGAGTGGCGTCGCCGCTGTGGAGATAATCAGCGACGGCGAGCAGACGCACGCTTCCGGCAACAACTCTGACTCCCCCCGCGCCGAGGTATCCGCGTCCGGCTGGGGCGCGGGCGGCTCAAACTCGCAGGCAGACACGCCGCCGCCCTCGGACATCGCCGACATCGACAACCTGGAGAACGGCGACCTGGACCGTGAGCTGAAGCGGCGCAAATACGAGTGCTGCACGTGCGGCCGCAAGTTCATCCAGAAGAGCCACTGGCGCGAGCATATGTACATCCACACGGGCAAGCCGTTCAAGTGCAGCGCCTGCGGCAAGAGCTTCTGCCGCGCCAACCAGGCCGCCCGCCACGTGTGCCTCAACCAGGGCGCCGACGCCTACACGCTGGTGGACCGCCAGAGCATGGAGCTGTGCGCGGCCGGTGACGACAGCAGCCAAATGGAGGCCATGTTCCTGGCCACGTCCAAGCCCTACAAGTGTAACATTTGCGCCACCACCTTCTCCAGCCCCAACGAGGTCATCAAGCACCTGTGCTTCACGCAGGGGGGCCTGGCGGGGCTCCAGGGGGGCGCCGCCCTGATGCTCCCGCACGACGAGCTCTCCAAAGACGACGGCTCCGACCTGTCCAACTCGGGCACGCCACTCGAAGCCATAAAGGCTGAGGACATCCTGGTGGAGTAG
- the prpf39 gene encoding pre-mRNA-processing factor 39 isoform X1, which translates to MEAPAGLHVPEDPITGMLESVPNAMASNGEAHPPAPNQPADWTMEQVAPVPNTDSASGAGDHPNPPLPPPPPPPPEAGSFEKGAEQFQIANAPLYPNEQPPPPPPLPPQPPEQPPEVEPEPVAAQPLTQDVTNQDSTEASQPPDDGMELEDAPKDSAQEPATQEVVPQEPVVQEAIVPAEPELPSEFERLLKGCEDSPEDFNAWVYLLQYVEQENILEAVRKSFDIFLMRYPYCYGYWKKYADIEKKHGYIHVAEEVYRRGLQAIPLSVDLWLHYMTYIKENSDTNDPETEGRIRAAYEHAVLAAGTDFRSDRLWESFILWETEQGKLANVTAIYDRILGIPTQLYSQHLQKFKDHVQNNHPKHFLSEEEFVQLRLELSKANLASMVREDGETPAPQEDLPPGTEDLADPAKRVTEIENMRHKVIEARQEVFNHNEHEVSKRWAFEEGIKRPYFHVKALEKTQLNNWREYLDFEMENSTPERVVVLFERCLIACALYEEFWIKYAKYLECYSTDGVRHVYRKACTVHLPRKPAIHLLWAAFEEQQGNVDEACSILKNLEVVVPCLAMVRLRRVSLERRRGNLDEAEALLKEAVESSKTTIETSFYAVKLARQFIKVHKSLSKARKVLLDAIERDQMSPRLYLNLLELEYSGDVTQNQAEILACFDRALKSPMDTELRLLFAQRKVEFLEDFGTDIHALVAAYEELQNLQKEVDASKTKPENGYDSSQEPDAKRLRLDDGSMGAAAAADMQASSAYNYNNWYQQQYGAWSQNSWSQYNQYAQYNQYYPPPPT; encoded by the exons ATGGAAGCTCCTG CAGGCCTTCATGTCCCCGAAGACCCCATTACTGGAATGCTGGAATCAGTACCCAATGCCATGGCAAGTAATGGAGAAGCACACCCTCCTGCTCCAAACCAACCCGCCGACTGGACCATGGAGCAAGTCGCCCCAGTGCCCAACACGGATTCTGCGTCTGGGGCAGGAGACCACCCCAACCCGCCAttgcctccgccgccgccgcctcctcccgaGGCGGGCTCTTTTGAGAAAGGCGCGGAACAGTTTCAGATCGCCAACGCTCCACTGTATCCAAATGAGCAGCCGCCACCACCGCCACCCCTTCCACCTCAGCCCCCGGAACAGCCGCCAGAAGTTGAACCGGAACCCGTGGCTGCTCAGCCGCTTACCCAGGATGTGACCAATCAAG ATAGCACTGAGGCGTCACAACCCCCTGATGATGGCATGGAGCTCGAAGATGCCCCCAAAGACTCAGCTCAAGAGCCTGCCACCCAGGAAGTAGTCCCTCAAGAACCCGTCGTTCAAGAAGCCATCGTTCCTGCAGAGCCGGAGCTCCCTAGCGAGTTTGAAAGGCTCTTGAAAGGATGCGAAGACAGTCCAGAGGACTTCAATGCCTGGGTCTACCTGCTGCAATATGTGGAGCAAGAG AATATTCTCGAAGCAGTGAGGAAGTCATTTGACATTTTCCTTATGCGCTATCCGTACTGCTACGGCTACTGGAAGAAGTATGCTGACATTGAGAAAAAGCACGGCTACATACACGTGGCGGAGGAGGTGTACCGCAGAGGCTTGCAGGCGATCCCGCTCAGCGTGGACCTTTGGTTGCACTACATGACCTACATCAAGGAGAACTCTGACACGAACGACCCAGAGACGGAGGGACGCATTCGAGC GGCATACGAACATGCGGTGCTGGCGGCTGGTACAGACTTCCGCTCGGACCGCCTTTGGGAATCCTTCATTTTGTGGGAGACGGAACAGGGAAAACTCGCAAATGTCACCGCCATCTACGACCGTATCCTGGGCATCCCGACGCAGCTCTACTCTCAGCACTTACAAAA GTTTAAAGATCACGTGCAGAACAACCACCCCAAACACTTCCTGTCAGAAGAGGAGTTCGTCCAGCTCAGGCTGGAGCTCTCTAAAGCCAACCTGGCCTCCATGGTGCGTGAAGACGGAGAAACGCCTGCCCCCCAGGAGGATTTGCCGCCGGGCACAGAGGATCTCGCCGACCCAGCTAAG AGAGTGACAGAGATTGAGAACATGCGCCACAAAGTGATCGAGGCCCGACAGGAAGTCTTCAACCACAACGAACACGAAGTCAGCAAGCGCTGGGCCTTTGAGGAAGGG ATCAAGAGGCCGTACTTCCACGTGAAAGCCCTGGAGAAGACTCAGCTGAACAACTGGCGGGAGTACCTGGACTTCGAGATGGAGAACAGCACCCCAGAGCGCGTGGTTGTTCTCTTTGAACGCTGCCTCATCGCGTGTGCTCTCTATGAAGAGTTCTGGATCAAG TACGCCAAATACCTGGAGTGCTACAGCACGGACGGCGTCCGGCACGTCTACAGGAAAGCGTGCACTGTCCACCTCCCAAGGAAGCCCGCCATCCACCTGCTGTGGGCTGCCTTCGAGGAGCAACAGG GCAACGTGGATGAGGCATGCAGCATCCTGAAGAACCTGGAGGTGGTGGTGCCCTGCTTGGCCATGGTGCGTCTGCGGCGGGTTAGCCTGGAGCGTCGGCGCGGCAACCTGGATGAGGCGGAGGCGCTGTTGAAAGAGGCAGTGGAGTCGTCCAAGACCACCATCGAGACATCCTTCTATGCCGTGAAGTTGGCTCGGCAGTTCATCAAGGTGCACAAGAGCCTGAGCAAGGCCAGGAAAGTACTGTTGGATGCCATCGAAAGGGATCAG ATGAGTCCCAGGCTTTACCTCAATTTGCTGGAGCTAGAGTACAGCGGTGACGTCACTCAGAACCAGGCCGAGATCCTGGCCTGTTTCGACCGGGCCCTCAAGAGCCCCATGGACACGGAGTTGCGCCTCCTCTTCGCCCAACGCAAAGTGGAGTTCCTCGAGGACTTTGGCACCGACATACATGC GCTGGTGGCAGCTTACGAAGAACTACAGAACCTGCAGAAGGAAGTGGACGCGTCAAAGACTA